One segment of Metallosphaera cuprina Ar-4 DNA contains the following:
- a CDS encoding CbiX/SirB N-terminal domain-containing protein codes for MKLGILLVLHGSRVNEWRDVAVNYRDLLKNYFDLVQFGFIEFNEPTLRQATESLIRLGATKIVAVPLLFAAGAHFYRDIPRLIGVNENGKVNIDNKIVDVIIARPIGIDKRVAEILKERVEQAIDGLRQV; via the coding sequence ATGAAACTAGGAATCCTCTTAGTCCTTCATGGGAGTAGAGTTAACGAATGGAGAGACGTTGCAGTTAATTATAGGGATCTACTTAAAAATTATTTCGATTTGGTCCAATTTGGATTCATTGAATTCAATGAACCAACTCTTAGACAGGCTACAGAATCGCTTATCAGATTGGGAGCAACTAAGATCGTCGCTGTTCCGCTACTCTTTGCAGCTGGGGCTCACTTCTATAGAGATATACCAAGGCTGATCGGAGTAAACGAAAATGGAAAGGTTAATATTGATAATAAGATCGTAGACGTCATAATAGCAAGGCCTATAGGCATTGATAAAAGGGTAGCTGAGATACTTAAAGAACGGGTAGAACAAGCAATTGATGGCCTTAGGCAAGTTTGA
- a CDS encoding 30S ribosomal protein S6e — MADFKLVISDPLSKKVTPVKVKVRLIDTVEAEEGEKEARTLPLCMVNPKTKEKLGADQFVTVEIQKQEGDKKVKVKVHFLAKESTEVPENEIHASKSLAEKFGMEEFDAIAYRTKAFQLNVDQNKLNLVGSKIGDKFNIGIKGINLTLAITGGSDNTGFPMRPDVQGAAKRRVLLTAPPGFVPEEDGEKRRKVVRGNVVSIETVQLNCIIVR; from the coding sequence GTGGCCGACTTCAAGCTTGTCATATCTGATCCTTTGTCAAAGAAAGTAACTCCAGTTAAAGTTAAGGTTAGATTAATAGATACAGTTGAGGCAGAGGAAGGTGAAAAGGAAGCAAGGACTTTACCTCTCTGTATGGTTAACCCAAAGACCAAGGAGAAATTAGGTGCAGATCAATTTGTAACTGTTGAGATACAAAAACAGGAAGGGGACAAGAAAGTTAAGGTAAAAGTACATTTCTTAGCTAAGGAATCAACGGAAGTTCCAGAGAACGAAATTCACGCAAGTAAGAGTTTAGCAGAGAAGTTCGGAATGGAGGAGTTCGACGCTATAGCTTACAGAACCAAAGCGTTTCAACTCAACGTGGATCAAAATAAGCTAAACTTAGTAGGCAGCAAAATAGGGGATAAGTTCAACATTGGAATAAAAGGAATCAATTTAACTCTAGCCATAACAGGTGGTTCTGATAATACTGGATTTCCAATGAGGCCCGACGTTCAAGGGGCGGCCAAGAGAAGGGTGCTCCTAACAGCTCCTCCAGGCTTTGTTCCTGAAGAAGACGGCGAAAAGAGACGTAAAGTTGTACGAGGTAATGTAGTTAGTATTGAAACTGTGCAACTTAACTGCATCATTGTAAGGTGA